The proteins below come from a single uncultured Fibrobacter sp. genomic window:
- a CDS encoding ATP-binding cassette domain-containing protein → MPILSAQNLLLRIGANAPLLDNVSFDIEAGDRICLVGRNGCGKSTLLKVLSGEAEAQSGDIVKKSGLKISRMIQEIPAHIEGTVRDVVMQGVLQDGTHDTHAEAILGKTGIDPEALYDSLSGGQKRRTLFAQALAQDPDLLLLDEPTNHLDIPAIQWLEGIVTRLNCALLFVSHDRTFVRRVATRIFDLDRGRVRSWDFPYDKFVQFRDQALAEEDKANALFDKRLAEEEVWIRKGIQARRTRNEGRVRALIKMREERAARRTRAGNVNMQITEADRSGRLVARLTDVSYSYDGAPLISGLSTEVSRGDRIGIVGPNGSGKTTLLRLILGELKPDTGDIRLGTNLQVAYFDQMRTRLREDKSLVENIADGQQYVMLNGVKRHVLSYLQDFLFSADRARGPISALSGGERNRLLLACLFSHPSNVLVLDEPTNDLDMETLDLLAELLADYKGTVLTVSHDRAFLDSVATSILAIEDGGNVFESVGGYSDYEAKKKIRDKEAANAARIAAEKEAEKQARAAQNSGAPSQSAGASAAKKKKRSYNEEREYAALPDKIEKLEAEIAERQTELSKPEVFTNATRIVELQKEIADREAELEKAYERYEELDALG, encoded by the coding sequence ATGCCGATTCTTTCTGCCCAGAACCTTCTTTTACGCATTGGGGCGAATGCGCCCCTGCTCGATAACGTGAGTTTTGACATCGAGGCCGGCGACCGGATTTGTCTGGTCGGCCGCAATGGTTGCGGCAAGAGCACCTTGCTCAAGGTGCTCTCGGGCGAGGCCGAGGCCCAGTCGGGCGATATCGTCAAGAAGTCTGGCCTCAAGATTTCGCGCATGATTCAGGAAATTCCGGCCCATATTGAGGGGACGGTCCGCGACGTGGTGATGCAGGGCGTTTTGCAGGACGGCACCCACGATACTCACGCCGAGGCGATTTTGGGCAAAACGGGGATAGATCCCGAGGCTCTTTACGACAGTTTGAGCGGTGGCCAGAAACGCCGTACCCTTTTTGCGCAGGCACTGGCCCAAGACCCGGACCTGTTGCTTCTGGACGAACCGACCAACCATTTGGACATTCCGGCCATCCAGTGGCTCGAAGGAATCGTGACGCGCCTGAATTGTGCGTTACTGTTTGTGAGCCATGACCGCACCTTTGTGCGCCGTGTGGCTACCCGTATTTTTGACTTGGACCGCGGTCGCGTGCGCAGCTGGGATTTCCCCTACGACAAGTTCGTGCAGTTCCGCGACCAGGCCTTGGCCGAAGAAGACAAGGCGAATGCGCTTTTCGACAAGCGCCTGGCCGAAGAAGAAGTTTGGATTCGCAAGGGAATCCAGGCGAGGCGGACCCGTAACGAGGGCCGCGTGCGCGCGCTGATCAAGATGCGCGAAGAACGTGCAGCGCGCCGCACCCGAGCGGGCAATGTGAACATGCAGATTACCGAGGCGGACCGTTCGGGGCGCCTGGTGGCACGCCTTACTGACGTGAGCTATTCCTACGATGGCGCTCCGTTAATCAGCGGGCTTTCGACCGAAGTTTCCCGCGGAGACCGCATTGGTATTGTGGGCCCGAATGGTTCGGGCAAGACGACTCTCTTGCGTCTTATTTTGGGCGAACTCAAGCCCGATACCGGCGACATTCGTCTGGGTACCAACTTGCAGGTGGCCTACTTTGACCAGATGCGTACCCGCCTTCGCGAAGACAAGTCGCTCGTTGAAAACATTGCCGATGGCCAGCAGTACGTGATGCTGAACGGCGTCAAGCGCCATGTGTTAAGTTATCTGCAAGACTTCCTTTTCTCGGCAGATCGCGCCCGTGGCCCGATCAGTGCTTTGAGCGGCGGTGAACGCAACCGCCTGCTGCTCGCATGCCTCTTTAGTCACCCGAGTAACGTGCTGGTGCTCGACGAGCCGACCAACGACTTGGACATGGAAACCTTGGACCTGCTCGCAGAACTCTTGGCTGACTACAAGGGAACCGTGCTTACCGTAAGCCACGACCGCGCCTTTTTGGATTCTGTCGCGACAAGCATTTTGGCGATTGAAGACGGCGGAAATGTGTTTGAATCCGTAGGCGGTTACAGCGATTACGAAGCCAAGAAAAAGATTCGCGACAAAGAAGCTGCAAACGCGGCCCGCATCGCTGCCGAAAAAGAAGCCGAAAAGCAGGCTCGGGCCGCGCAGAATTCTGGCGCACCGTCACAGAGTGCAGGGGCGTCGGCCGCGAAAAAGAAAAAGCGCAGCTACAACGAAGAGCGCGAATACGCCGCCTTGCCCGACAAGATCGAAAAGCTTGAAGCCGAAATCGCTGAACGTCAGACGGAACTTTCTAAGCCCGAGGTGTTTACCAACGCCACCCGAATCGTGGAACTTCAGAAAGAAATCGCCGACCGCGAAGCCGAACTTGAAAAGGCTTACGAGCGCTACGAAGAACTTGATGCGCTGGGATAG
- a CDS encoding porin family protein, which yields MKTFSLSNRFAIAIFAGSLAIANAFAQGDFEGSGEVPDPNCVGDGCGYVSADQADQAVQSESEDNSNYSYSDNGSASEEEPWPTSTEESTTDTTAAANTGSDEEEEDEAPAVATTNIDEEDEDTQHYIEENASDYRARKEGFSKGMQFGVRAQVGINNNLGSKASDWNIGPELGAGIMAKLPLGRSFAVSTELNFSYRHYSYDGKSDYGKNEASIDEMLFEIPVIAQFIFDEDGFFIGLGPNLGLKMSGDSEFNQTIDFEGTKTKDKRSNTVPTVGVEIGALLDVGCAINRWLVLDLRVIQNFTNLLDLDLIAESALMHSKLYTMHVGFGATFLL from the coding sequence ATGAAAACATTTTCGCTGTCTAACCGCTTCGCTATTGCAATTTTCGCAGGATCTCTGGCAATCGCTAACGCATTCGCGCAGGGCGATTTCGAAGGCTCCGGCGAGGTGCCCGACCCGAACTGCGTAGGCGACGGATGCGGGTACGTATCTGCCGATCAAGCCGACCAAGCGGTCCAAAGCGAAAGTGAAGACAACTCGAACTATTCTTACAGCGACAACGGCTCCGCCAGCGAAGAAGAACCCTGGCCCACTTCCACAGAAGAATCTACGACCGACACAACCGCCGCCGCCAACACCGGTAGCGACGAAGAAGAAGAAGACGAAGCCCCGGCAGTCGCGACAACCAATATCGACGAAGAAGACGAAGACACCCAGCACTACATCGAAGAAAACGCATCTGACTACCGCGCCCGCAAAGAAGGCTTTTCCAAGGGTATGCAGTTCGGCGTCCGCGCCCAGGTCGGCATCAACAACAACCTCGGCAGCAAGGCCAGCGACTGGAACATCGGCCCCGAACTCGGCGCAGGCATTATGGCAAAGCTCCCGCTGGGCCGCTCCTTCGCAGTGTCTACCGAACTCAACTTCAGCTACCGCCATTACAGCTACGACGGCAAGTCCGACTACGGCAAGAACGAAGCCTCTATCGACGAAATGCTTTTTGAAATTCCGGTCATCGCCCAGTTCATTTTCGATGAAGACGGATTCTTTATCGGCCTGGGACCAAACCTCGGCCTAAAGATGAGCGGCGACTCCGAATTCAACCAGACAATAGACTTCGAAGGCACAAAGACCAAGGACAAGCGCTCCAACACGGTTCCGACCGTGGGCGTAGAAATCGGCGCCCTTCTTGACGTGGGCTGCGCCATCAACCGTTGGCTCGTTTTGGACCTCCGAGTTATCCAAAACTTTACAAACCTGTTGGATCTTGACCTGATTGCAGAATCCGCCCTGATGCATTCCAAGCTCTACACCATGCATGTGGGCTTCGGCGCAACGTTCCTGCTCTAA
- a CDS encoding fibro-slime domain-containing protein has translation MKRLFLVAALSFAAVSFAMNYTGNVYVKKSVRASEYLYLSVGCTAKNDSGVVKAIGTSDIPISSRDEYGWFFGPVKSLLQGDTIAPFCFYRSILDSTAKRVVDDEGYASYVYEKSYQSSRIFTAKDFDNHEDLYIDFDKGDLMYRDLSAPTVFFKAPDYWGTSYVIANNESVKLQKKTSDGWFVAHDELKVPYIRANVKLDTVVSYTVPDSVPYRETVYDTLSADTLYRALNGKIAFTNGAVRYVYAEEFSVSDGSYGYYVSKLGIDLSLYDSDSIYVFENPKKEHSTLVRTKAPEQVYSVHVLPPQTADWFGEIPVIVNGTSGVKSTVKVYDRNCGWFTSVFFEESIPTNASFVGKENSALSFAKGLNLDSLFKAQKTTELFYVANDLTKTFWYNKNPEVNGICSVELQGIVYDTDASLHPAFSCYSQGGEGCQALSGTAAQDVDKTVAMEAINACIGVTPGIVDSVLGADNKPVLSKTGEKCFIKSEYFNQLFNPTEGVNETTCSAIPFMLNNEGKWEFLSDAYTSPGAPVIGGYYPVEQTEDADVVVGSPVAAARTKRTAEGPVFIGSKLRALDSVENVSKMNVLCKGPAWDKGIDCSGLFADGEDLTAPLTKYLGAPETGSELCVWGWSCPMDAPDGWPLFKDYETLVGGAGINASAMSFETRWFSPKVGRNQHFCFESHAKFTYKNGQKFGVRGDDDIWIFIDGKLVIDLGGTHLAAPGYADLSRVKGKNGEPLVVGKSYDIDIFFCDRRTTMSNMNIFSNFYLDQSESIEKMKPCKVDVKNIFDNDSLSGQTVAQRSSALPAKIGVAVEGRVASVSGVKPGSEVTLMDMQGRVIGRYQASTANVKIEIRNAGRYILKTASGLQTISVR, from the coding sequence GTGAAACGATTGTTTTTGGTGGCGGCCCTCAGTTTTGCGGCGGTATCGTTTGCAATGAACTATACGGGCAATGTGTATGTGAAAAAATCTGTCCGTGCCTCGGAATATTTGTACCTGTCTGTTGGCTGTACGGCAAAAAATGATAGCGGTGTAGTCAAGGCTATCGGTACAAGTGATATCCCTATTTCGAGCAGGGATGAGTATGGGTGGTTTTTTGGACCGGTCAAATCGCTCCTTCAGGGTGACACAATTGCCCCGTTCTGTTTTTACAGAAGCATTCTCGATAGCACGGCAAAGAGAGTTGTCGACGATGAGGGCTATGCGAGCTACGTTTACGAAAAATCCTACCAGTCCTCAAGAATCTTCACTGCAAAGGATTTTGATAATCACGAAGACCTCTATATCGACTTTGACAAAGGCGACCTGATGTATAGGGATCTCTCTGCTCCGACGGTATTCTTCAAGGCGCCGGATTATTGGGGAACAAGTTACGTCATTGCTAATAACGAGTCGGTCAAACTCCAGAAAAAGACAAGTGATGGGTGGTTCGTTGCCCATGACGAACTGAAGGTCCCGTATATCAGGGCGAATGTCAAGTTGGATACAGTCGTTAGCTATACTGTGCCTGATTCAGTACCATATAGGGAAACGGTTTACGATACTCTTTCTGCGGATACGCTTTATAGAGCTCTTAATGGAAAGATTGCGTTTACCAATGGTGCAGTGCGCTATGTTTATGCAGAAGAATTCAGTGTGAGCGATGGTAGCTATGGCTACTACGTCTCCAAGCTTGGTATAGACCTTTCTTTGTACGATAGCGATTCTATTTATGTTTTCGAAAATCCCAAGAAGGAACATTCCACACTGGTGCGCACAAAGGCTCCGGAACAAGTGTATAGTGTGCATGTGCTTCCGCCCCAAACCGCAGATTGGTTTGGTGAAATTCCGGTGATCGTGAATGGAACTTCTGGCGTAAAGTCTACGGTGAAAGTCTATGACAGAAATTGCGGTTGGTTTACATCGGTCTTCTTTGAAGAATCCATTCCGACGAATGCTTCTTTTGTCGGAAAAGAAAACTCTGCGCTTTCGTTTGCCAAAGGCTTGAATCTTGATTCGTTGTTTAAGGCTCAGAAGACGACAGAACTCTTTTATGTTGCAAACGATTTGACCAAGACATTCTGGTATAATAAAAATCCTGAAGTAAATGGAATCTGCTCGGTGGAACTGCAGGGAATTGTCTATGATACCGATGCTAGTCTTCATCCGGCGTTCTCCTGCTATTCTCAGGGCGGCGAAGGTTGCCAGGCTCTCTCGGGTACTGCCGCTCAGGATGTCGATAAGACTGTTGCCATGGAGGCAATCAATGCTTGTATTGGTGTGACGCCTGGGATTGTAGACAGTGTCCTTGGCGCAGACAATAAGCCGGTCCTTTCTAAAACGGGTGAAAAGTGCTTTATCAAGTCGGAATACTTTAACCAGTTGTTTAATCCGACCGAAGGCGTGAACGAAACGACTTGCTCGGCAATTCCGTTTATGCTCAATAATGAGGGCAAGTGGGAATTCTTGTCGGATGCATACACATCTCCTGGTGCACCTGTGATTGGCGGCTATTATCCTGTTGAACAAACTGAGGATGCCGATGTTGTCGTGGGGAGCCCGGTTGCTGCTGCAAGAACTAAGCGCACCGCAGAAGGTCCCGTGTTCATTGGCTCGAAACTTCGAGCACTTGACTCGGTCGAAAATGTGTCGAAGATGAACGTGCTTTGCAAAGGCCCTGCGTGGGATAAGGGTATTGATTGCTCTGGACTTTTTGCCGATGGTGAAGACCTTACGGCGCCTCTTACAAAGTACTTGGGCGCACCGGAAACTGGAAGCGAACTTTGCGTATGGGGTTGGTCTTGCCCCATGGATGCTCCCGATGGTTGGCCGCTGTTCAAGGACTATGAAACGCTTGTTGGTGGTGCTGGAATAAATGCGTCCGCGATGTCTTTTGAAACGAGATGGTTCTCTCCGAAAGTTGGGCGTAACCAACATTTCTGTTTCGAAAGCCATGCCAAGTTTACTTACAAGAACGGTCAAAAGTTCGGTGTCCGTGGCGATGACGATATCTGGATCTTTATCGATGGAAAACTTGTAATCGACTTGGGTGGTACGCATTTGGCTGCCCCTGGTTATGCAGACCTTTCACGCGTGAAGGGTAAGAACGGGGAACCTTTGGTTGTCGGAAAATCCTACGACATCGATATCTTCTTCTGTGACCGTCGCACTACGATGAGCAACATGAACATCTTCAGTAATTTCTACCTGGACCAGTCCGAGTCGATTGAAAAGATGAAGCCTTGCAAGGTGGATGTGAAGAATATCTTTGATAACGATTCTCTTTCGGGTCAGACGGTTGCTCAGCGCAGTAGTGCTCTGCCAGCAAAGATTGGCGTTGCCGTTGAAGGTCGTGTGGCCTCCGTCTCTGGTGTAAAGCCCGGTTCGGAAGTGACCTTGATGGATATGCAGGGCCGTGTGATTGGCCGTTACCAAGCATCGACTGCGAACGTGAAAATCGAAATCCGCAATGCTGGCCGCTATATCTTGAAGACGGCCTCGGGCCTTCAGACAATCAGCGTTCGCTAA
- a CDS encoding spermine synthase — MNFLVYFLFALSGFAGLIYEGSWARYLKLFLGHSSYGQVLTLCIYMGGLAIGSFIAGRMVEKTKRPLLGYGLVELAIGIGGVAYHPLYIWLTGIFYDSAWTASLTPRGAEIAKVALATGSTLPIAIAVGMTFPFIAAGLMRKSGAEVSLPMLYFTNSLGSAIGILATSYLLIPEIGNHATLCVAASINFLLAAVFSFIGIATSPVPPKDDDAPEVHDEDYVAEHKLAMPPKNTWFWIAAITGLTSFVYEIVWIRLLSLLLGSSSHSFDQMLSAFILGLALGSAVSGKLLKKDSLIVLSMAQIFMAFFALCTLYFHQPFWGMMNEANQIFNPTSDGYVCWSLFKYALSMLWMIPTSFFAGMTLPLITLILTRAFKSEAPIGKVYGWNTLGSIIGSAGGGLVLLPLLQLKGALVTAALLDFAIGFLLLVIYRKRFRYSVMFYIMVCVMIMPAIFVKFDPSLITSGVFRSYKNMHPNEKIQVIDGKTATISFHESPVHYYVKTNGKADASMSKDRESPISSDELTQAATAFMPMAVKTEPYDAAMVGFGSGMGAHYLLADPLLKDFDCVEIEQAMMDLAKGFYPWNYRGYDDPRIHIFIDDATTFFHTNRRQYDMIISVPSNPWVSGVAGLFAHEFYAKMRRYMKPGALWVQWIQTYEFNDLMFLNILKALDTVFPYVSLYKSTDEPDIIMIASDQPVFQKGIGRFSTDTALVAEFKRIHRDPEFFGERNFLFTNKMLKSLLEGVKPNSLFIPMVDNKAEEARFVHSEAHIVNVFDSCEVCWQQYLDPEDYKMRRPARVKAMLEEPKDEFKKTALLSYMQELEAAAAKDSFSRVLVKVDTIAQGDSIILDSVVSENPRLVELEASIGYQKFRENFVEWIRKVPIECRDSDEVYMKAMDLVSMNAFPRAFADEFGILEAARQGVYKQAALLIANFFDRYEMNDMGDIFLRNCIVLSLLAGEPELADAIYKNAIQKNEDFFAVEKRLIEREIQQLRRKLQ, encoded by the coding sequence ATGAACTTCCTCGTCTATTTCCTGTTTGCCCTGTCCGGGTTTGCGGGCCTGATTTACGAAGGCTCGTGGGCGCGTTACCTTAAACTCTTCTTGGGGCATTCTAGCTACGGCCAGGTGCTCACGCTCTGCATTTACATGGGCGGCCTTGCCATAGGCAGCTTTATTGCAGGCAGGATGGTCGAGAAAACCAAGCGCCCGCTCTTGGGGTACGGCTTGGTGGAACTGGCTATCGGTATTGGCGGGGTAGCGTACCACCCGTTGTACATTTGGCTTACCGGAATATTCTACGATTCTGCATGGACCGCTTCGCTGACGCCGCGCGGTGCTGAAATCGCGAAGGTCGCACTTGCCACGGGCTCGACGCTCCCGATTGCGATTGCGGTCGGTATGACATTCCCCTTTATTGCCGCGGGACTTATGCGCAAGAGTGGCGCCGAAGTTTCGCTCCCGATGCTTTACTTTACCAACAGCTTGGGCTCTGCCATCGGTATCTTGGCGACAAGCTACCTGTTGATTCCTGAAATCGGTAACCATGCGACCTTGTGCGTGGCTGCCTCTATCAACTTCTTGCTCGCGGCGGTATTCAGCTTTATCGGTATTGCGACTTCGCCGGTGCCGCCTAAAGATGACGATGCGCCCGAAGTTCATGACGAAGACTACGTGGCCGAACATAAACTTGCCATGCCGCCGAAGAACACCTGGTTCTGGATTGCGGCGATTACGGGTCTTACTTCGTTCGTCTATGAAATTGTCTGGATTCGTTTGCTGTCGCTGTTGCTGGGGTCTTCGAGCCATAGCTTTGACCAGATGCTTTCGGCCTTTATCTTGGGACTTGCGCTGGGTTCTGCGGTAAGCGGCAAGTTGCTTAAGAAAGACAGCTTGATTGTGCTTTCGATGGCACAGATTTTCATGGCGTTCTTTGCACTTTGCACGCTGTACTTCCATCAGCCCTTCTGGGGCATGATGAACGAGGCGAACCAGATTTTCAATCCGACCTCTGACGGTTACGTTTGCTGGAGCCTGTTCAAGTATGCGCTTTCGATGCTGTGGATGATTCCTACGAGTTTCTTTGCAGGCATGACGCTCCCGCTGATTACGTTGATTTTGACTCGCGCCTTCAAAAGCGAAGCCCCGATTGGCAAGGTCTACGGCTGGAATACGCTGGGCTCTATCATCGGTTCTGCAGGCGGTGGCCTTGTGCTGTTGCCGCTTTTGCAGCTCAAGGGCGCCCTTGTGACGGCTGCCTTGCTTGACTTTGCAATTGGTTTCTTGCTGCTGGTGATTTACCGCAAGCGTTTCCGCTACAGTGTGATGTTCTATATCATGGTGTGCGTGATGATTATGCCGGCCATCTTTGTGAAGTTTGATCCGTCGCTCATTACGTCTGGCGTGTTCCGCAGTTACAAGAACATGCACCCGAATGAAAAGATTCAGGTGATTGATGGAAAGACGGCAACAATCAGCTTCCACGAATCGCCGGTGCATTACTATGTGAAGACGAACGGTAAGGCCGACGCGAGCATGAGCAAGGATCGCGAATCTCCGATTTCAAGCGATGAACTGACGCAGGCTGCCACTGCCTTCATGCCGATGGCCGTGAAGACAGAACCGTACGACGCCGCCATGGTGGGCTTCGGTAGCGGCATGGGCGCGCATTACTTGCTCGCTGACCCGTTGCTCAAGGATTTCGATTGTGTGGAAATCGAGCAGGCCATGATGGATTTGGCGAAGGGATTCTATCCGTGGAATTACCGCGGCTACGATGACCCGCGCATTCACATCTTTATTGATGACGCGACCACGTTCTTCCATACGAACCGCCGTCAGTACGACATGATTATCAGCGTGCCCAGTAACCCGTGGGTGAGCGGTGTGGCAGGCCTCTTCGCGCATGAATTCTACGCCAAGATGCGCCGTTACATGAAACCGGGTGCCCTTTGGGTGCAGTGGATTCAGACTTATGAATTCAACGACTTGATGTTCCTGAATATTCTGAAGGCGCTCGATACAGTATTCCCGTACGTGAGCTTGTACAAGTCGACCGATGAACCCGACATCATCATGATTGCGAGCGACCAGCCGGTATTCCAGAAGGGCATTGGGCGTTTCTCCACCGATACCGCACTTGTGGCCGAATTCAAACGCATTCACCGCGATCCGGAATTCTTTGGCGAAAGGAATTTCCTGTTCACGAATAAGATGCTTAAATCTCTGCTTGAAGGCGTGAAGCCGAATAGCCTGTTTATTCCGATGGTCGACAACAAGGCTGAAGAAGCCCGCTTCGTTCACTCCGAAGCGCACATCGTGAATGTGTTCGATAGCTGCGAAGTTTGCTGGCAGCAGTACCTTGACCCTGAAGACTACAAGATGCGCCGTCCTGCCCGCGTGAAGGCGATGCTCGAAGAGCCGAAGGATGAATTCAAGAAGACGGCCTTGCTTTCTTACATGCAAGAACTTGAAGCGGCTGCCGCGAAGGATTCGTTCTCTCGCGTGCTGGTGAAGGTTGATACGATTGCCCAGGGCGACAGCATTATCTTGGATAGCGTCGTGTCCGAAAATCCGCGCCTAGTCGAACTTGAAGCGTCTATAGGTTATCAGAAGTTCCGCGAAAACTTTGTGGAATGGATTCGCAAGGTTCCGATTGAATGTCGCGATTCCGACGAGGTTTACATGAAGGCTATGGACCTTGTTTCCATGAATGCATTCCCGCGGGCCTTTGCCGATGAATTCGGTATTCTCGAGGCTGCCCGTCAGGGTGTTTACAAGCAGGCGGCTCTCTTGATTGCGAACTTCTTTGACCGCTACGAGATGAACGACATGGGCGACATCTTCTTGCGCAACTGCATCGTGCTGTCGCTTTTGGCAGGGGAGCCGGAACTTGCCGATGCTATTTACAAGAATGCAATCCAGAAGAACGAAGACTTCTTCGCGGTTGAAAAGCGCCTAATTGAGCGTGAAATCCAGCAACTCAGAAGAAAACTCCAGTAG
- a CDS encoding outer membrane beta-barrel protein translates to MDLKRLSVAVAMALAFSMPAMAQDDDDEGWATAPSAQSSSGDDQSYDGSTDSEFANDEEYASAYARYKAETTKKSEINRMRNEGFQRAVLLGIRAQGGINTFFGENSDGWKVGYQGGGGLLLKMNFMVKNLSLVPELTFNYRHYTYEQDMDAYTNEASIDLLMFEIPIIFRYTFEDYDFYVGLGINMGLKLNGSSEFKTSGGKRENTVATSGMEVGGALDIGYMLTRWVSVDIRVVQCFTSLLNKTLVAEEAFYDSSLNTFYTTLGINFMF, encoded by the coding sequence ATGGATTTGAAGAGATTGAGTGTAGCGGTCGCCATGGCCTTGGCATTTTCGATGCCTGCCATGGCTCAAGATGATGATGATGAAGGTTGGGCAACTGCCCCTTCTGCCCAAAGTTCTTCTGGCGACGACCAGTCATACGACGGATCTACCGACAGCGAATTTGCAAACGACGAAGAATATGCTAGCGCATACGCCCGTTATAAAGCAGAAACGACCAAGAAATCCGAAATCAACCGCATGCGTAACGAAGGTTTCCAGCGCGCCGTTTTGCTCGGTATTCGCGCCCAGGGCGGCATCAACACCTTCTTTGGCGAAAACTCTGACGGCTGGAAGGTCGGCTACCAGGGCGGTGGCGGTCTTTTGCTCAAGATGAACTTCATGGTCAAGAACCTGAGCCTCGTGCCCGAACTGACCTTCAACTACAGACATTACACCTACGAACAGGACATGGATGCTTACACCAACGAAGCTAGCATCGATCTCCTCATGTTCGAAATCCCGATTATCTTCCGCTATACCTTCGAAGACTACGACTTCTACGTGGGCTTGGGTATCAATATGGGCCTCAAGTTGAACGGTTCGTCTGAATTCAAGACTAGCGGTGGCAAGCGCGAAAATACGGTCGCTACCTCCGGTATGGAAGTGGGCGGCGCCCTCGACATCGGTTACATGCTCACCCGCTGGGTCAGCGTGGATATCCGCGTGGTGCAGTGCTTCACCAGCCTCCTGAACAAGACGCTGGTTGCCGAAGAAGCCTTCTATGATTCTTCGCTGAACACGTTCTATACCACTCTCGGTATAAACTTCATGTTCTAA
- a CDS encoding P-II family nitrogen regulator translates to MSGFNHEVIFCIVNTGFSETVMEAAKDAGARGGTILNARGTANKEAESFFHIAIQPEKEIVMILVDAKIKDAVLHALYQKAGLDTMGQGIAFSLPVDNVVGLTPWKAEIKAAEVAAEKAAEKAEVAVETAEKQK, encoded by the coding sequence ATGAGCGGATTCAATCACGAAGTCATCTTTTGTATTGTGAATACCGGATTCTCTGAAACCGTGATGGAAGCGGCGAAGGATGCCGGTGCCCGCGGCGGTACGATTCTGAATGCCCGCGGTACGGCGAACAAGGAAGCCGAGTCGTTTTTCCATATCGCGATTCAGCCCGAAAAAGAAATCGTCATGATTCTGGTGGACGCCAAGATCAAGGATGCCGTTTTGCATGCCCTTTACCAGAAGGCGGGACTTGACACCATGGGTCAGGGAATCGCGTTTTCGCTCCCGGTGGACAACGTGGTTGGCCTTACCCCGTGGAAGGCCGAAATCAAGGCTGCTGAGGTTGCTGCCGAAAAAGCGGCTGAAAAAGCCGAAGTCGCCGTCGAAACCGCAGAAAAACAGAAGTAA